A region of Mycosarcoma maydis chromosome 15, whole genome shotgun sequence DNA encodes the following proteins:
- a CDS encoding tRNA (guanine(9)-N(1))-methyltransferase (related to TRM10 - tRNA methyltransferase): MVDEQRASDLSSQPASSTSKHAGPSIEVPPGMSKNAAKKLARKHKLEATKHERRAVERLKKKENKRARFLAAQKESVNESSKRSSVVADGDGADLQSNTKKHKAADGRESEPNRKNYFDARLVIDCGFDELMQERESTSMTQQLMYLYSANRNAKVPFGELILTGQDRPGDCLKDVDPEQLSHVPEAVPSTLADGYTSASSVAHAASIENNRIGMAMDGKLRGVWRRWKRVTIYKNGGIESLLCSNPERQAVSSQPTVSGRKFPAEETRQALHRIPVTEAIYLTADTDDTLTALEPGKTYIIGGIVDKNRYKGLCRAKADRLGIRAAKLPLSQDMLEAVERSVRAQGNSIQDDTAKPDEQGDKGFVGRKVLTVNQVVEILTAWTETRDWVKALEKALPRRKLKQRGPAAKTKNPSEFGIADDEKHTDAAKHGA; encoded by the coding sequence atggtcgaCGAACAGAGAGCATCAGATTTGAGCTCCCAACCTGCATCATCTACCTCCAAACATGCCGGCCCGTCAATAGAAGTGCCACCAGGCATGTCAAAGAACGCAGCTAAAAAGCTAGCACGAAAGCATAAGCTCGAAGCCACCAAACACGAGCGCCGGGCCGTCGAGCGGCTCAAGAAAAAAGAGAATAAGCGCGCACGCTTTCTCGCCGCGCAGAAAGAGTCGGTAAACGAAAGCAGCAAGCGATCTTCCGTTGTagccgatggcgatggcgctgACTTGCAGAGTAACACCAAAAAACACAAGGCTGCTGATGGACGCGAGAGCGAGCCAAACCGCAAGAATTACTTCGATGCTCGACTGGTCATCGATTGCGGtttcgacgagctgatGCAGGAACGAGAATCTACGAGCATGACGCAACAGCTTATGTACCTGTATTCCGCGAATAGGAATGCAAAAGTGCCTTTTGGCGAGCTCATCTTGACGGGTCAAGACCGGCCAGGAGATTGCTTGAAGGACGTCGATCCGGAACAGCTATCGCATGTTCCCGAAGCTGTTCCATCGACCTTAGCAGATGGATATACATCAGCAAGTTCTGTCGCCCACGCTGCAAGCATAGAGAATAACAGAATCGGCATGGCAATGGACGGCAAACTCAGAGGTGTTTGGAGGCGGTGGAAACGTGTCACCATCTACAAGAATGGCGGTATCGAATCGCTTCTCTGCTCCAACCCTGAAAGACAAGCGGTATCATCTCAACCCACCGTCAGCGGTCGAAAGTTCCCCGCCGAAGAGACACGCCAAGCGTTGCATCGCATTCCCGTGACAGAAGCCATCTACCTCACAGCCGACACCGACGACACACTTACCGCGCTTGAGCCCGGTAAGACCTACATCATTGGTGGCATTGTCGACAAGAACCGATACAAGGGCTTGTGTCGAGCCAAAGCCGACCGTCTCGGTATTCgcgctgccaagctgccgCTGTCGCAAGATATGCTCGAGGCAGTGGAACGCAGTGTCCGAGCACAGGGTAATTCGATTCAAGACGACACTGCTAAGCCGGATGAGCAGGGTGACAAGGGCTTTGTAGGTAGAAAGGTGTTGACGGTGAATCAGGTGGTCGAGATTTTGACGGCGTGGACAGAGACGAGGGATTGGGTCAAGGCCTTGGAAAAGGCGTTACCTAGAAGAAAACTCAAGCAGCGCGGACCGGCGGCAAAGACGAAAAACCCTTCAGAGTTTGGCATtgcagacgacgagaagcaCACAGATGCGGCAAAACATGGCGCGTGA
- a CDS encoding putative Major allergen Mal f 1 precursor has translation MKLNVVTSAVALAAVSCSCINAVTLPLKSRAPVPDVYKITVKNLYPEDTVFDKARNLFYQSNLWKGRISVWSVNDNSHFNVLVPGVSSDGDGDQQMAGLSINGAGDKLFAVAKNSAAFRFGPGQRADGADSFHRFNLPVNANSAPVWSISLNMVQTQFQLERGTLPFGPVDSAQDAQDNSYVVFALGMAAIAKVSADGLSVIPWFAEESNGSQRPGYTGIAYIPEDNVLVAFGGPRVLTAFDLNSATPTAIPVQMLGVNFGDLDGTEKLHAIKVNGKSNLFGAKAPNAYRFQSNDRWRTASVRSWTRNEFQTNSLTVVTDASFNGEQQIYGGGAYFGEGAKGGRSQFPLYRIYDLI, from the coding sequence ATGAAGCTGAACGTTGTCACAAGCGCTGTCGCTCTGGCGGCGGTGtcttgcagctgcatcaATGCGGTGACTCTTCCTCTCAAGTCTCGTGCACCTGTTCCGGACGTCTACAAGATAACCGTCAAGAATCTGTATCCTGAGGACACGGTGTTTGACAAGGCGCGCAACCTCTTCTACCAGTCGAACCTATGGAAAGGTCGCATTTCGGTATGGAGCGTCAACGATAATTCTCACTTTAACGTTCTCGTCCCTGGTGTTTCcagtgatggtgatggagACCAACAGATGGCAGGATTGTCTATCAATGGTGCAGGCGACAAGCTGTTCGCGGTTGCTAAGAACTCGGCTGCTTTCCGATTTGGCCCAGGTCAACGAGCTGACGGAGCCGACTCTTTCCACCGATTCAACTTACCGGTGAATGCCAATAGTGCTCCTGTATGGAGTATCAGTCTGAACATGGTGCAGACACAATTCCAGCTGGAACGTGGCACGCTGCCGTTTGGTCCGGTCGACTCAGCACAGGATGCACAGGACAACTCGTACGTTGTATTTGCACTGGGCATGGCTGCTATCGCCAAGGTTTCTGCTGATGGTCTATCTGTCATTCCCTGGTTCGCTGAAGAGTCGAATGGCAGTCAACGACCAGGATACACAGGAATCGCGTACATTCCCGAAGACAATGTTCTGGTCGCATTTGGTGGACCTCGTGTTCTGACCGCTTTCGACCTGAATAGCGCTACGCCTACCGCTATTCCGGTTCAAATGTTGGGAGTCAACTTTGGAGATCTGGATGGAACCGAAAAGCTGCATGCTATCAAGGTGAACGGCAAGAGCAACTTGTTCGGTGCCAAAGCACCCAATGCCTACCGCTTCCAGTCAAACGATCGATGGCGTACGGCAAGCGTCCGCTCTTGGACGCGAAACGAGTTCCAGACCAACTCGCTGACCGTTGTCACTGATGCCAGCTTTAACGGTGAGCAACAGATCTATGGCGGTGGCGCTTACTTTGGCGAGGGTGCAAAGGGCGGCAGGTCTCAATTCCCGCTGTACAGGATCTACGATCTGATCTGA
- a CDS encoding putative malate dehydrogenase precursor — MVKATVIGAAGGIGQPLSLLLKQSSLVTDLALYDVVNAPGVAADLSHINTPSIVTGYLPADGGLGKALKGADIVVIPAGVPRKPGMTRDDLFNINAGIVRDIAVGIAEHSPKAFVLVISNPVNSTVPIVAEVLKKKGVYDAKRLFGVTTLDVVRASTFISEAAGKPTESLNYRIPVVGGHSGVTIVPLISQSQPPISVDQAKIEQLTNRIQFGGDEVVKAKDGAGSATLSMAYAGARFAIAVLEAASGKSLAHPEMGYVDLTSDAAGAKQITAVIGNDTPFFSVPLQLGPSGVEKILPLGKLNDYESELIKKAVVDLNGNISKGVQFTANL, encoded by the exons ATGGTCAAGGCTACGGTTATCGGCGCCGCTGGTGGTATCGGCCAGCCTCTCTCGCTTCTGCTCAAGCAGTCTTCGCTGGTCACCGACCTGGCGCTCTACGATGT CGTCAACGCGCCTGGCGTCGCTGCCGATCTTTCGCACATCAACACCCCCTCGATCGTCACTGGCTACCTCCCCGCCGATGGCGGTCTGggcaaggcgctcaagggTGCCGACATTGTCGTCATCCCTGCCGGTGTTCCCCGCAAGCCTGGTATGACGCGTGATGACCTTTTCAAC ATCAACGCTGGTATCGTTCGCGACATTGccgtcggcatcgctgAGCATTCGCCCAAGGCCTTTGTGCTCGTCATCTCGAACCCTGTCAATTCGACGGTGCCCATCGTTGCCGAGGtgctcaagaagaagggcGTTTACGATGCCAAGCGTCTCTTTGGTGTGACCACGCTCGACGTGGTGCGTGCGTCGACGTTCATCTCGGAGGCGGCTGGCAAGCCCACCGAATCGCTCAACTACCGCATCCCCGTGGTAGGCGGACACTCTGGTGTCACGATTGTCCCCTTGATCAGCCAGTCGCAGCCACCGATCTCGGTGGACcaggccaagatcgagcagctcaccAACCGCATCCAGTTCGGCGGTGACGAGGtggtcaaggccaaggacGGTGCCGGATCGGCTACGCTGTCCATGGCCTACGCTGGTGCGCGCTTTGCCATCGCCGTCCTCGAGGCGGCTTCTGGCAAGTCGCTCGCTCACCCCGAGATGGGCTACGTCGACCTCACCTCGGACGCCGCTGGCGCCAAGCAGATCACCGCCGTCATCGGCAACGACACTCCCTTCTTCTCCGTGCCGCTTCAGCTCGGTCCCAGCGGTGTTGAGAAGATCCTTCCCCTCGGTAAGCTCAACGACTACGAGTCTGAGCTTATCAAGAAGGCCGTCGTCGACCTCAACGGCAACATCAGCAAGGGTGTTCAGTTCACTGCTAACCTTTGA
- a CDS encoding uncharacterized protein (related to 2,5-diketo-D-gluconic acid reductase) has protein sequence MSKVTASGIISGNISTQRIKLNNGQEIPQVALGVYKAPNDGSTENACKWAFDAGYRHIDSAARYMNEESVGRALAEWTKENNVPRSEIFITSKLWDADHDKAAAAIEDSLKKLNVDYMDMYLMHSPGTMGAEKRLEAWKALEEAVDAGKIKTIGVSNFDVEELDHLLANCRIKPAVNQIESHPFFAHEELREACISRGIHIQAYSPMAQGQALDRPEIKTIASKHGKTPAQILLKWGLTHGNIILPKSLTKHRIESNAQLFDFELDSDDMDVLDNLDEGMKVGKLGPAGTSQPASPGGTRPGSRRSSGSGGLSGNKLQMSSS, from the exons ATGTCCAAGGTTACTGCTAGCGGTATCATCTCTGGAAACATCTCCACCCAGCGCATCAAGCTTAACAACGGCCAAGAGATCCCCCAGGTCGCCCTGGGTGTCTACAAGGCTCCCAACGATGGCTCCACCGAGAACGCCTGCAAGTGGGCTTTTGACGCTGGTTACCGTCACATTGACTCTG ctgctcgttACATGAACGAGGAGTCGGTCGGTCGCGCTCTTGCCGAATGGACCAAGGAGAACAACGTGCCCCGTTCCGAAATCTTTATCACCTCCAAGCTCTGGGACGCTGACCACGACAaggccgctgctgccatcgaagactcgctcaagaagctcaacgTCGATTACATGGATATGTATCTCATGCACTCGCCCGGTACCATGGGCGCCGAGAAGCGTCTCGAGGCATGgaaggcgctcgaggaagccGTCGATGCcggcaagatcaagaccaTCGGTGTCTCGAACTTTGAcgtcgaggagctcgaccACCTCCTTGCCAACTGCCGCATCAAGCCCGCCGTCAACCAGATCGAGTCGCACCCCTTCTTCGCCCACGAAGAGCTTCGGGAGGCCTGCATCTCTCGTGGTATCCACATCCAGGCTTACTCGCCCATGGCTCAGGGTCAGGCTCTCGACCGCCCCGAGATCAAGACTATCGCATCCAAGCACGGCAAGACCCCTGCTCAGATCCTGCTCAAGTGGGGTCTCACTCATGGCAACATCATCCTCCCCAAGTCCTTGACCAAGCACCGTATCGAGTCCAACGCCCAGCTCTTCGACTttgagctcgacagcgacgacatGGACGTCCTTGA CAACCTGGACGAGGGTATGAAGGTCGGAAAGTTGGGCCCAGCAGGCACATCGCAGCCTGCATCGCCCGGAGGAACCCGTCCTGGCTCCCGCCGCTCCTCCGGCTCGGGTGGTCTCTCTGGCAACAAGCTCCAgatgtcgtcgtcgtaA
- a CDS encoding putative NADH dehydrogenase (ubiquinone) 49K chain yields MTPSLFRAVRPAAHFYRSSATSSSSRLLSTTARRSLATEAQDTTPSAKAAPTSPATSAFTVEELHDKSAHEILREGGSRKDRSLRHFTVNFGPQHPAAHGVLRLILELNGEEILRTDPHVGLLHRGTEKLIEYKTYTQALPYFDRLDYVSMMTNELCYSRAVEKLLNIEVPERAKWIRTMFGEITRILNHCMAVLSHVMDVGGLTPFLWAFEEREKLMEFYERVSGARLHAAYVRPGGVAYDLPPGLLDDIHKWATQFGSRVDEIEEVVTGNRIWKGRTIGIGKVTAQEALDYGFSGVMLRGSGIPWDIRKVAPYDAYDQVEFDVPVGKNGDCYDRYLCRVEEFRQSLRIIEQCLNKMPAGQIKVDDHKLVPPPRATMKESMESLIHHFKLFSEGYAVPPGETYSAIEAPKGEMGVYLVSDGTNRPYRCKIRAPGFAHLAGADFMARHHYIPDMVAIIGTLDLVFGEVDR; encoded by the exons ATGACACCTTCGCTCTTCCGCGCTGTGCGACCGGCCGCCCACTTCTACCGCTCTAGCGCTACATCTTCGTCCAGCAGGCTtctctccaccaccgctcgTCGTTCGCTCGCTACCGAGGCTCAGGACACTACTCCCTCGGCCAAGGCTGCACCTACTTCGCCCGCCACTTCGGCTTTCACTGTCGAGGAGCTCCACGACAAGAGTGCACATGAGATTCTTCGCGAGGGTGGCAGCCGAAAGGACCGCTCGCTCCGACATTTTACCGTCAACTTTGGACCTCAGCATCCTGCCGCGCACGGAGTGTTGCGTTTGATTCTCGAGCTCAATGGAGAGGAAATCCTTCGAACTGAC CCTCACGTCGGTCTCTTGCACCGAGGTACCGAAAAGCTGATCGAGTACAAGACCTACACGCAAGCTTTGCCTTACTTTGACCGCCTCGACTATGTGTCCATGATGACCAACGAGCTCTGCTATTCTCGAGCTGTCGAGAAGTTGCTTAACATCGAGGTTCCCGAGAGGGCCAAGTGGATCCGTACCATGTTTGGAGAGATCACGCGTATCCTGAACCACTGTATGGCTGTTCTCTCGCACGTCATGGACGTCGGTGGTCTGACTCCCTTCTTGTGGGCCTTTGAAGAGCGCGAGAAGCTTATGGAGTTCTACGAGCGCGTTTCGGGTGCGCGTCTGCACGCAGCTTACGTTCGTCCCGGTGGTGTCGCGTACGACTTGCCACCTGGATTGTTGGATGACATTCACAAGTGGGCCACACAGTTCGGTTCGCGAgttgacgagatcgaggaggtCGTGACGGGCAACCGTATCTGGAAGGGCCGAACtatcggcatcggcaaggTGACGGCACAGGAGGCGCTCGACTATGGTTTCTCCGGTGTCATGCTCCGAGGTTCCGGTATCCCCTGGGACATCCGAAAGGTGGCACCTTACGACGCTTACGACCAGGTTGAGTTTGACGTTCCGGTCGGCAAGAACGGAGACTGCTACGACCGATACCTGTGCCGTGTCGAAGAGTTCCGTCAGTCGCTGCGCATCATTGAGCAGTGTCTCAACAAGATGCCCGCCGGTCAGATCAAGGTGGACGACCACAAGCTCGTACCACCGCCGCGCGCCACCATGAAGGAGAGCATGGAGTCACTCATTCACCACTTCAAGCTCTTCTCGGAAGGCTACGCCGTGCCGCCCGGCGAGACGTACTCGGCCATCGAGGCTCCCAAGGGTGAGATGGGTGTCTACTTGGTCTCTGACGGCACCAACCGCCCATACCGATGCAAGATCCGTGCGCCCGGTTTCGCCCACTTGGCAGGCGCCGACTTTATGGCGCGTCACCATTACATTCCTGACATGGTTGCTATCATTGGTACGCTCGACCTTGTGTTCGGTGAGGTCGACCGTTAA